The nucleotide window TTTTTCCGAAAAGGAGGTTAAGACCCCCGGCCTCTTCACCAATGTGATGCACACaattatttttattaattattaaAGAGAGCACAAGACAAAAACAACCACTGTCGAACCATTACAAGATATGAAATTAACACCTATGACTAAGTCAACTTCTTCCTCAGCAACGCCTTCAACAAAGAATAAGCAACCTAGCGCCATCATCATCATGAACACAAGTTCATCGTTGCTGAGCCCGACCAATAAAGGCTAGGGCAAAAGTTTTCACTTCGGACGAAGCGGTGTTTCGATCAACATCCTGATGACAGATCATTAGGAAGTCACATGTGTTAGTACTCCACACTAGGCCAGAATAGCACTAGCCGACTGGTGGGATACCATCCCATCTTGGATCTACATGCTGATCAATGTAAACAAAGTCAACTCATATATGTATGCAGTGGCGGAACCAGAGGGTGTGCCGGGTGTGCCATGGCACACCCAGAAAATCTGGgatttttatatatatatatagaaattTTGACTGTTGACTATTGAGCCCAGGCGGCCAGGCCCACCTCATCTTCTCGGGCTCCACTAtgagcgagcgagagagaggcACAGGCGCAGGCGCACAACCGCATCTCgctcggccgccgccgccgctccccgcCTCCGCCCAGTCGCTCCCCGCTCGCGCTCGGCCACCGCTGCTGGGCTCTCGCGCGTGGCGGCCGCCGCTGGAGCTCCTTTGGTCCTTCCCGTCACGGCCATCGACCGTCGCGCCTCCCCTGCCGAGGCGCCGTCGAGCCGACCCAGACCAGATGGCCGCCGCCGCTCCGGTCTCCGGAGGATCTGCTCCCGCCTCCCGACGCTCTCCTCTCCTCCGGTCCTTCCCGCTCCACCGCTCCTCGCCCCGGTCGTGGCCTCGTGGGTGAGTTTTGACGGCGGCCTCCCCTACAGCTTTGAACATATGCTCAATTTTTGTCTGAACAACAAGCATAGTGCGCTCATGTTTGTCTGAATTCTGAACAACAAGCATAGTGCGCTCGGCGGCCTCCCCTACAGCTCTCTCAAATTGAATCTTGCATATATAGCAAACTGATGCTTGATTGCTTCTGCTCTAAACATATGCTTGCTGAAAATCTTATATAGCAAACTGATGCTTGCTTCTGCTCTAAAGTCTGAACATATGCTTGCTGAAAATCATATGTTTGCAAACTGATGTATTTCGGATGCTGCTCTGAAACATATGCTTGTTATTGCTCTGAATCGTATGCTTACAAACTGATGTAGCAAACCGATGCTTTTTCTGAAACAAATGTATGTTTGAAAACTGGGACGTGTGCCATTTTTTGTTCTGTTGTCTTGCTGTCTTGTTGTCTTGCTGACATTATGTTCTAATTGTAGAACTGAAGATGAAGAGGAATGGTGACATTAAGTCTTTTTTCCGGAATTATGAAGCAAAAACAAGAAAGGTTGCAGCCGAAGAGCAACCTGAACCTGATATTGATCCACCTCCAGTCCATTCGGATGCAGAGATTgacattgatattgatgatgaagCACCACAGCAACCATCACCCCAACATCCACATGCAAGGTCCTATAATATTCAAAGGCTTCCACCTGATCCAGGGAAAGGATTCCTATTTCAGATTATGATGTTAATGATCAAGACGAAGTTCGGAGCCGGTACATTGCAAAGAATGCAGTCCAACCATATGCACACAACTTTGAAGTCAAGAAAATGTATGGTAAAAATCGACACTTCAACTTTGTTTGGTTTGAGAACTACAAATGGCTAGAATATAGTGTCAAATATGAGGCTGCATTTTGCTTTGTGTGTTATTTGTTCAAAGGCAAATCGAATGGGGGGCCTAAGGGTGATACCTTTGTTAAAGGTGGTTGGAAAAATTGGTATAAGCCTGATGCATTAGACAAACATGAGGGTGGTATTAACAGCATTCACAACAAAGCTCAAGAGAAGTACAATTTATTTGTGGCACCCCAACCATCAATTGACAACATTATGGTGAGGGTGGATAAAGAGGATTTGCGTATGTACAAGGCTAGGCTGACTTATTCACTTAGATGCTTGAGGTTTCTTTTGAACCAAGGATTGGCATTTCGTGGACATGATGAGAGTGAAGAATCTAGCAATAGGGGGAACTTTGTTGAACTTCTTAAGTGGCTTTCGGAAAATGATGAAGAAGTTAATAAACTTGTTGTGAACAATGCTCCTGGGAATTGCATCTTGACTAGTCCAAAGATACAAAATCAAATAATTGAATGTTGTGCGGTGCAAACAACTAAAAGAATTATTGAAGATATTGGTGATGACCACTATGCAATCCTAGCTGATGAGTCTAGTGATGCATCTCATAAAGAACAACTTGCTCTCTGCATATGATTTGTTGACAAATCGGGAAGAGGATGTGAGAggttccttggagttgttcatgTTGCCAATACAACTTCATTGTCACTTAAGGATGCAATTCAAACTTTGCTTAAAGATCATCATTTGACCCCTAGTCAAATGCGTGGGAAAGGATATGATGGGGCAAGCAACATGAAAGGGGAGATTAATGGGTTGAAAACATTGATCATGAATGAGTCACCCTCTGCCTATTACATCCATTGTTTTGCACATCAACTTCAGTTGGTTCTTATAGCCGTGGAAAAGGAAAATGAATCATGTTTGTGGTTCTTTGATCATGTTTCTTACTTGCTCAATATTGTTGGAGTTTCTTGTAAGCGCCATGACATGCTTCGAGATGTTAGAGCTCAAAAGGTTTTGGAAGCACTTGAAATGGGTGAGATTGAAAGTGGAAGTGGGCTAAATCAAGAGATGGGACTAGCTAGACCCGGCGATACTCGTTGGGGTTCTCATTTTAAAACCATTATGCACATTGTTAGCATGTATTCCACAATCCTTGAAGTACTTGATGCTATTGGAAAAGATCCTTCACAAAAACGTGAGTGGACAAGAATACGTGGAGTTGCTCAAGCCATTGAATCATTTGACTTTGTTTTCAATCTTCACTTGATGCTTGTTATTCTTGGCTATACAAATGAGTTGTCCAAATCTTTGCAAAAGAGAGATCAAGATATTGTTAATGCAATGGCACTTGTTAGTTTGGCAAAGAGTAGAATGCAACACTTGAGGTCTCATGGTTGGGAAGAATTTCTTGCAAAGCTAACCTTATTTTGCAACAAACATGACATTCAAGTTCCTTTGTGGGAGGATACTTATGAGCATTATGGAAGATCACGTCGGTATTATGAAGTACAAACAAATGATGATCGTTATAGAAGAGAGGTATATCTTGGTGTCATTGATCAAACCATTCAAGAGCTTGACAATCGGTTTGATGAGGTTAATACGGAGTTGCTTATTTGCATGTCGGCTTTGAATCCAATCAACTCATTTGCTTCTTATGATGCACTCAAGGTAATGAGACTTGCTGAATTCTATCCCATGGACATATCAAGCACAGATTTGATAAGGCTAGAATTTCAACTTACTACTTTCATTGATGATATGAGACAAGATGATAGGTTTAGAAATGCAAGTAATATTGGTGAGCTCTCTATTATGCTTGTTGCAACAAAGAAGCATGTTCTTTATGATTTGGTCTACTTACTCATCAAATTGATATTGATTTTACCGGTGGCGACGGCGGGTGTTGAAAGATATTTTCAGCAATGGATCTAGTGAAAAGTAAGTTGAGGACTACTATGAGTGATGATCGCTTGAATGATTGCTTGGTGACATTTATTGAACGAGATGTGTTCATGAAAGTAAGTGAAGATGACATAGTTGATACTTTCATGGCAATGCAAAAACGTAGAGTTACCTAGTGATGTAATTTTCTACTTGTGCTTCTTTTGTGTAAGACTATTCGTATTGTAATTTCGCATATTTGAGATATATTTTGTGAACTAAATTGTTGTGAAATTTGAATTGAGCTATTCATGTTATTATTTTGCCATATTTTGTCTGACACTTGGATTAGTAGAATTTTTTTTAGAGTGTGCACACCCTTCATTTCATTGCTGGGTACGCCACTGGATTCCAGTGACATGGAATATGACCAAACCAATTTATTTATTATCAACAAAGAACCAAATGGAATTCTTGAGACCTGCACGTACAAATGCCCCTGGAAGTTTCGGAGAATTTCGTAAAAAAATTATGGTGTGAACGCGAGAATGAAATTTTAAATATCAAAGTTTTACAAAAGGGCATATGTGGGACCCACTTGCACGAATTGATCCGCCGATAAGATCATAGTTGCTCCTCAACAAGTGGACAATGCCCATAAATTCTGGACAATTTTGTGAAAATTTATAGTGCGAACACAAGGTTGAATATTTAAATATCGATGTTCTAAGAAGCCTACATTGGATATACTTGTATAATTGTTTGTCGATGACAGCTAAGTAACTAGTCTGTACATCGACAATGTTGGTCAAATTTCAGTTGATTCCAAGTAAATTTTTATCCGTCAACACAAGGTTCAAATTCTAAGCAGTGAAATTTCCATATGACATCGAAACACAAATATTGGAATGAAATTCTATCAGAATTAGATTTAAAAAGTTCAATTNNNNNNNNNNNNNNNNNNNNNNNNNNNNNNNNNNNNNNNNNNNNNNNNNNNNNNNNNNNNNNNNNNNNNNNNNNNNNNNNNNNNNNNNNNNNNNNNNNNNNNNNNNNNNNNNNNNNNNNNNNNNNNNNNNNNNNNNNNNNNNNNNNNNNNNNNNNNNNNNNNNNNNNNNNNNNNNNNNNNNNNNNNNNNNNNNNNNNNNNNNNNNNNNNNNNNNNNNNNNNNNNNNNNNNNNNNNNNNNNNNNNNNNNNNNNNNNNNNNNNNNNNNNNNNNNNNNNNNNNNNNNNNNNNNNNNNNNNNNNNNNNNNNNNNNNNNNNNNNNNNNNNNNNNNNNNNNNNNNNNNNNNNNNNNNNNNNNNNNNNNNNNNNNNNNNNNNNNNNNNNNNNNNNNNNNNNNNNNNNNNNNNNNNNNNNNNNNNNNNNNNNNNNNNNNNNNNNNNNNNNNNNNNNNNNNNNNNNNNNNNNNNNNNNNNNNNNNNNNNNNNNNNNNNNNNNNNNNNNNNNNNNNNNNNNNNNNNNNNNNNNNNNNNNNNNNNNNNNNNNNNNNNNNNNNNNNNNNNNNNNNNNNNNNNNNNNNNNNNNNNNNNNNNNNNNNNNNNNNNNNNNNNNNNNNNNNNNNNNNNNNNNNNNNNNNNNNNNNNNNNNNNNNNNNNNNNNNNNNNNNNNNNNNNNNNNNNNNNNNNNNNNNNNNNNNNNNNNNNNNNNNNNNNNNNNNNNNNNNNNNNNNNNNNNNNNNNNNNNNNNNNNNNNNNNNNNNNNNNNNNNNNNNNNNNNNNNNNNNNNNNNNNNNNNNNNNNNNNNNNNNNNNNNNNNNNNNNNNNNNNNNNNNNNNNNNNNNNNNNNNNNNNNNNNNNNNNNNNNNNNNNNNNNNNNNNNNNNNNNNNNNNNNNNNNNNNNNNNNNNNNNNNNNNNNNNNNNNNNNNNNNNNNNNNNNNNNNNNNNNNNNNNNNNNNNNNNNNNNNNNNNNNNNNNNNNNNNNNNNNNNNNNNNNNNNNNNNNNNNTATCTTCTTgctttcttttcttttatttgttttatttttcttcttcttattttcccTTATCCATTTGAAAAATATAATAACATTTATTGGAAAAATACATCGAAATATCGATATATGTGCGTGTGTGTGAACATTTTTAAACATGAGTACAAATCTTTTAATTGAAAAGTGAAATCCAACACCTATGGGTATATCTATCTATGCAACACTCCAGAGTGCTAATTAATCTGGAGATACAGGCAGCCACACGGTGCTGGCTATCAAGTACATTATTGGCTCTCAATGCTCAGCTACTCCTGCCCTGGCTGCCATCATGAGATGTGTGTACATTTGTTTGAAGAAGGTGAGACGAATAAAGGATGTAAAATACATAAATGAGAGGAGGTGCATGTGTCTTAGGGCCTCTCTAACCTATATCTTATAATGCTTTAGAGGAGCAAAATTTTATGTTTTCTCCTTTAAACCGCACATAACCGATCCCTCGAAAGCTTCAGAGGAGATAATAAATTACTCCACCCGCCTCTTTATCCCTAAACTAGTAAGcatgcacgtgcaacgcacgtctcCGCCAATACACATAAAATTCATGTGAGTATaaagtttaaatttgaattctaTAAATTCTGGAAAATAGAACAAggcataaaaaagaaaagaaaattgATGTACAACAATATGCATTTTTAACATCAACTCGTAAATAATGTAAATGATTCATGAACATAATATCAGATGAACATAAATATAGTGAGTAATCATGCATGCAGGGCATGTCTCAAATGATTTATACAATAAATCAAACATAAGGGACCTTACAAATTTTATGGTAAAAGAACCAATAGCAGAAACTGATGTGTTGCAATGCAACCTAAGGAAAATTAGATACATCTTTTGTCTAATACGCGTAAGAAATTTTCTCACAAACCGGGATGTCTTCTTAAGATTGGCGCCCTTAAACTTTGGTAAGTATATCAAATACTGGCATAAATGGAGGAAGCTGCTAGTATTTCACATCATAGTGGCTACTATTAAACACATGCTATTGGATCATGCACGCACACTGGCAGAGCGCCTTGTTTTCATGTTCAACTTTGACTGTACCGTTGATGGTCTGGTTCAGCACAAGCAGTGGCACAACTTTAGAAGTCAAATTTCAATAATCTTTATTCAAGAGGTTAACGGAATTAAAAATATCATGAGTAACAAACATTCATCCTGGTGCTATTGTTATAAATAAATGTGCATTTATAGAAAATACCTGAATGAGAGGTATCTTTTTTCACTAATTTCTTGTTAGGACAGAAACTAGAAGTACCTTTGCTGAATCCCTCAAGTAGTAGAAGGGGTCACTGCTTGATTGTGAACATGAACTCCTGACCGGTTTTCAATGAGGCAAATCTTGAATCCTAATTTCTGGGCCTGAAGATGTTAAATCTAGCTTATATCAGAGCAAATAAGTTGGAATATGATGAAAGAAGGGTGGCATAAAAAGGTTTAATTACAATATTTATTGATAGAGCAAAATCATGTGCTTGCATGGGCATGCCAGACATATAATTGACTCCTCCATAAGAGTCTACAAGCATGGTCTCAACTCTTTCACCAACTCAATAACTTTCTGGTGTGATGCATGGTCTCCATGTGACATATTAGCCGAGCCACATTGATGCCATCCTCAGCAACATCCTAGATAATCTCCCTCGTGTTAGTTGAGGGACCAACTATGCACATAATCCTCATTTTGTGCCTAACATTTGGTTTAGACCACCACATACACATTGGCTGTTGTACTATTATTTGATGAATAGCCATAAGATGCTGGTAGTTCTCGTTTTCCCGTCAAGAAGTGTTCTTACAATTAATTTCAATGCATCAATTCATAAGGTTCCGTACCCACATAACAATGCACTATATTCAACTTAGTTAGCGTACAACAATTAGTAGAGATACATGACGTGATCATGTTGCACTTTACAGTACTAAGAAGACAACATGAATTAATACCAAATGCATTTGATTAAACTACAGCTCACTCGAAAAACAGTTGCTATGTGCTCTCACCATAGAGCACAGATCATAACTTATAATTCAGAGATACGTGTGTGCTCTTAGTGGGCACCTCGCTGCTATCTTCTCAAAAGAGAAATTACCTTGAGATTCTGGAAGCCGTCGCCGGTCCAGATGGAGATCTTGCTCGGCGTGTAGCTCTCATCCAGCTTGAAATCCATGTAGAGAGTAACAAGCTCGCCCCAACAACAAATTCAGAACAGAAAAAGGATCCCACACATAGAAGATTAGATATGTGTTTCGAATGGATACCCTCATACAGGTGGCAGGAGGAAATCAAGATCGACTTTAAGTCTAAAAGCATGCCCAGATACAACCGAACTAATCAATGTGCGTTATATAATAACAGGTAAAAGCGCGCTGTGACTCGCTCTCTCGCCTCGCTTGCTCTCCGTCACTACTTGACGCAACAAACACACCATATACGATGATTCGATCGAGTCTGCTTGGAAATCGATCTAGTCACATGGTATTCAAGTATTAGCATACTATTTTGATACGTCTTGCATGTAGAAACTGCTCTGTTTTTATTGAAGACTTGATGCACAATAGTTTGCACATGATTAGGCTCCTAATTAACTACTCTGGTAACTCTTTGGTTTATTGAAGACTCGATGAAAGGAATCACGCACCATCCAAACAAAATTGAGCGGAAGGCAATGGAAGATCGTTGACTTGTCGTGGTTACCTGAAACTCGATGGTGACCAGGTGTGGCTGCACACCGTCTGACCTGAGAAATATAAAATCCGCCAATGATGAGGGTGCCCCTGCAGTTTGGAATATCAGCGATGATCACAGAAGAAAAGCTATACCGTGGTGTTGGGGTGGAATGAGATAATGACAGGGTCAGCTGATCCAACATTTATCTGTTTCGAGAAGAAAAGGATAAACCATTTTCAATATACCACTGAAGTTTATGTGCATTACATTCAGTCACTCAATATGATTATATGACTCGAGCAAAATGTCCAATCGTGCATGCCCCAAATACCAAAACAGTCTTCATGTTGCATCTTAGGAATGAGTTTAAATAACAAGACCACAAGTAAAATCTCACTCAGGCGTCAGGAATCAGAATTGTATTGTCCGTGGAGAATTATCATACAATACAACTGCATTAATAAAACATTTGATTGGTGGAGGTACAGGCTTCCGGTATCAAAGTACCGAAAAATGTGTCAGTTTCATGCTTTATGAAACATCACTTATCAGCTAGTGAAATGCCCTCGAGATGAAGAGCAAAATAGGAGAAATAATAGTTTTCACTAAGATATGGAAAACAAATCATGGGACTCAAGATGAAGATTAACTTCAGTACCATAAATGCAAAGATTTGCAATGCCGTAAAAACTAACGCAGCTTACCGCCATATCCCAGAAGGATTTGCCGTAGATAGTACAAGTGTAGTGACTGAAAGTGTATGCCTGGGACTTACATTTGTCAGAACCATTTTTTACAGCCAGTAGCCAGATATATATTATCAGAAAAAACAAATTATTATTTTACTTGCTAATACCTGCAAGCAAGTTGAATGCATGGACTGACCAGAAAGAACAGCTCTAACTTCCTTGCTTGATGTGAATAGGAAGTCACAACAGATTGGACAGTTTGTCTCTAGCCCCTTCTTCAAACATCTGTGAAtcagaaagaaaaaggaaatctGAATCAGCCAAGAACAGCAAGGAACCACGACTGCAAAAAAGATTCCTATGCAGAGACGGTATTCCTAGAACTTGACATGGCCAGCATATTATTCACCGTGGCTCCATGGGCGTGGCACATGGGCAGAGGTATGCGCTTACATCGGCCGGAGTGGAAGAGGCGTCTGGCCACCGGAGGCGCAGGAGGAGACATGGAGGGAGCGCATGGCAGAGAGTCAGACTGCGCCGGTAGCCGCTACGCCTCCATCGGGTTGCCGGCCGTGATCCGCACTGCCCGAGGTGGAGCGGCCGTGGACGCTGCGGATCCGCCGCCATGAACGGATCTGTCGCCCGAGAGAAAGAAGGATGGGGGGAACCTGAGGTGGAGCAGCCGCGGATCTGTCGGCATGATTGTTGCGCCCAGCGAAAGAAGGATCGAGGAGGAATTTTTTTTTTTGTTTGACGGGTGGGGAGGTCCCGATGCGGATGGAATTGATCCACATGTTTCGGGCGGGGACGCGGAGCGCTAGGGCGGTTCGCAGACCACGCGTCTGCCAGGCAGAACATTTAATGCCAGACGTTGATCTGATTGATACATCATTGATGCAATATGGACAGTAGGATATGTTTAAGTCGACTTAATCCGAGGGTTCTGATTATCCTGTATACAGTTTGTTGTATGGCGTTAGAAAAGATTATGTTTGCTCttttaatagtagtatagatatAGATGACATTTTTATATTCAATTTTTAAATGCTAATTTTTGTAGAATTTGTAACATTACCAGCAAATTATATTTTGTACCATTGTTAGCATAATTTATCAAAGAAAGGCACCTGATGAATCTAAATTGATTGGGGACATAAAATTCTAATTAGAAATCACCTTTGTAGGCTAGCCCCGTGCgaatgcacgggttgacgactagtacTAATAATTTCACCGAACATTTATGTCTGTGTCAGTGTAGTAGTTCGAGTTGAAAAATGATTAGCCCTATTAGAATACAAGTCGAATGTACATGGATCATCAAATAAATATCTCTACCTATTATGCAAAGGATTTTCTTCCTCCGTTCCATCATCTCTCGGCCATCACGAGTCACGCCACTCCCGCACGGATGCACACCCACCTCCCTTCTTCCGTTCATTCCGATCGACATCGACATTGACTGTCCTCTTCTTGACCCACACCCATTGAGGGGTCTCATTGAGCGGGGCCCATACGCAGCTCTGGTTCGCATTATTTGGTTGCCGATTTTCTAGTGGGTGTTCTAGTGGATAGCGGTCAGAGTTGAGAAGGACGCGGCCTCCTGGAGTCCTGGTCGTCAGACCTAGTCAGGCCGGTGCTAGAAGGCAAGGGCGAGCTTTCGTGATCTTGGATCCGTGGAGTTAGGGCCGGTGTCCGCAGAGTCGACAGAGTCAAGAGCTGGTGTCCGAGATCAATACTTGGTGatatctttacctaataataaaatGGTGAGATCTTCGAGTTTCCTGAGTATCAAGGAGCAATTTCGGGAAACAATAAAGAAGGAAATAATAAGTTGTCCCGATAAGAAAGGATAAGGGAGGGAAATAAGGATGGAGAGAGGGGAtttcaagtcaagtctatgacagagaagaaaaaagaaagagtGGATAGGTAAATAAGGAAGCAAATGGAATTGAATCCAAAGAATGAAGGAAAGAAGGATTTCGGTCTTGAAGAAGGAAATAGATTTGATCTTGCTGCTGAAACAAAAGGAAAGAAGAGGGATTTCGCTCTTGAAGAAGGAATGGTGCAGCCGGAAGCATGCACAGCGGGGCGAGATGCGGGCTGCATGCATCTACTCGGTCGGACGTCGTCACTTATGACCTTCTCCGCTGTCATGGAAGCCATAATTAGGTATTCTTTTAGTTATTACAAAAACACCTttgattttaattttttttcctCTGAAAAAACGATTCGTCTAGGACATGGTGCGGAGCGAGCGATCCGTCTACAACTCAGAGTAGACCAAATATCGATGGAAGCTTTCACGTTCGACTTCGATCTAGATACGCCGCCCACTTTCAAGCTGATGAAATTTAGCTTTCTTTGAAACATGTAAACTTTGTATTAATGCTTTTATTTACAAAAATGTTTGCATTACTCTTGTCATGCCTATTAGTATTTCTTAGAGTGTTCACTAATATAAAAACAAGACATATTCGAGCAATCTCCACTATCAAGAAGCCTAAACAGTAATTAATGGTGTATCAAGCACGTACTAGGTTTGACCGATGATGTCAAGTTGCATGGCATAAAATCTATTTAGGCCATTGCATCATTAGTGACAATGAATAATGTTATTTCTTCCTATTATACTTTTATAAATTTTATTATGCACTAATAATCTGAATTTGTGTTATTCACCCAGATCAATTGACTCGGGATCATGTTTCATGTTCTGAACTACCGTCCTGAATATAACCCTACTATCAATTGGTCCATTGTTATTGTCATGAGTAACATGTGTCCTGCGACCCAGTTTCTCGACCTTGCCACCCCTAATTCATAGTAAAGCACATGTTGGTCCCTTGGagtctcccgttgcaacgcacgggcatatatACTAGTTGAACTAATATTTGATTGGGGAATTATGAGGCCCGGCTAATGAAAATACATGTCTTAGAGACAATATTTTTTAAAACAAATTTGATTGGATAACTTGGTCGCGCCGGTGTGAGAAGACGAGGCCGAGCTTTCTCGATCTCATCTTAGTGGAGTTAGGGCATTCGTCCTGGCTTCGCCCGTCGTGTCGGCAGAGCCGGGAGCTAGAGTAACATGCTCTAAGTCGATGATGCGTGTCTCTGCGGTTATTATGCAGTTATTATACAACGCTAATATTGTTGGAGCGTATGCCTTATTATGATCGCTTTGCCTATATAGAAATGATTTGATTTTCAATAACAAAAATGCTTCACCTTTGCAGGTTATTTTCCGTTGTACGCACTCGCTTCATACGTGGTCTACATTACAACGAGTGGAGTACCAATCGTTGTTTAAGGCGGTGTGTACGCGGTTGGAGCAGGTGGCTACGAAGGTTTTTACCCAACATGGGTGGCATCATATTCTCCGGATCGGTCCACCACCCCTTTCGACATAGGCATAGTGTCGGTCTACATGACTCTACTGTCGTCCATTTGTcgtttttttctttctttttataaGACTTTAGGTGATTGGCTATGTGCATCTTAATTATGCAGAGGCTGAGTGTCGGTGCGGagcgacacctatgggatcacaagaatccctactacggttagcggggcgcggggtcgtgggaagagcggatctaacaggtagcccacagtttgtttatccaggtttgggccgcaaggatgcgtaaaaccctactcctgctttggtggattgtatattgGTGTTTTTGAGCtggctatggggcgtgaggagcaccaaaaagccgaatccttctcctggtcgcctcgggcctccttttatagaaaaaggggtcaccacagtggcacacaggaggtggaaagggtgcagtgatgcgaggttatccctcgcattacatgacaaggtgcatttaatgcgtcttgcttaggtgtccttgctttatcggggacggggagagatctgtctcgtccgtcgccgctccttctcgtctcgacacgcgccctggccagcgatgcctgagatGCCACATAGGTAGGCAgacagctgaggtggcgcagtggtgggtcttcacgaagatctgcatgccgccacgcaagtgcctgcccagctggttgggtcggcagctgcatgcatgcggtggtggaggtttggtcggcat belongs to Triticum urartu cultivar G1812 chromosome 7, Tu2.1, whole genome shotgun sequence and includes:
- the LOC125521315 gene encoding zinc finger MYM-type protein 1-like: MRGKGYDGASNMKGEINGLKTLIMNESPSAYYIHCFAHQLQLVLIAVEKENESCLWFFDHVSYLLNIVGVSCKRHDMLRDVRAQKVLEALEMGEIESGSGLNQEMGLARPGDTRWGSHFKTIMHIVSMYSTILEVLDAIGKDPSQKREWTRIRGVAQAIESFDFVFNLHLMLVILGYTNELSKSLQKRDQDIVNAMALVSLAKSRMQHLRSHGWEEFLAKLTLFCNKHDIQVPLWEDTYEHYGRSRRYYEVQTNDDRYRREVYLGVIDQTIQELDNRFDEVNTELLICMSALNPINSFASYDALKVMRLAEFYPMDISSTDLIRLEFQLTTFIDDMRQDDRFRNASNIGELSIMLVATKKHVLYDLVYLLIKLILILPVATAGVERYFQQWI
- the LOC125518705 gene encoding uncharacterized protein LOC125518705, whose product is MAADPQRPRPLHLGQCGSRPATRWRRSGYRRSLTLCHALPPCLLLRLRWPDASSTPADVSAYLCPCATPMEPRCLKKGLETNCPICCDFLFTSSKEVRAVLSGQSMHSTCLQAYTFSHYTCTIYGKSFWDMAINVGSADPVIISFHPNTTVRRCAATPGHHRVSGNHDKSTIFHCLPLNFVWMVRDSFHRVFNKPKSYQSS